The genomic segment GAGTGATCAGAATGGTGACAAGGGGCTGTATGATTGTTAAACCTTTCAAACATTGTGATGTATACCATgcttatgcaaaaaaaaaaaaaaaaaaaaaaaaaaaaaaaaaacaacctctaAATCCATCTATTCTTTTTTGCCAAGTTTATACCACCATCATAGCCAAGATCAACTGTTACTAACTAGAGCAAGACAATTGCCAATCTAGGATGAGATATATATCTACTGGGAGCATATATCTGCCCACTATTGCATAATAGTATTTCCAGCCTGGGACAGTAATGACTAACATGTGCTTTCTTCTCATGTGCTCATGAAGGTTGCTAGCAGACTTTGCAGCATTCTACACATCCTGTGCACTCAGAGTTGCATTCTTAGATAGACCCTTCTTAGAGATGACAAATTAACTGACAAATTAACAGGAGGTTTCCAAATATCctaaaaaattacatttcttctGTAATTTAACTCTGTGAAAGATAATGAAACATAACAATTTGAGCATTTTCATGGATATAACTGCAGGAAGCATAAAATATGTGAAGGAACACATACTGGAAacatgttctttcttttaacatttatcACCTACTAGAAGTTTAGCAACAAATTCAGTtagtctcactcactctcacctcATCAAACTCTCACCTCAGAGTACATCGGTTTAGACCCTATTGTCTTAGCACACTCATTAGAGTCAGAGAGTAACTTAACACATGCTCTTTGCATTCAGgttaggggcagtggtagctcagtggttaaggtacttgacttgtaccaggttgccactgttttgcccctgagcaaggcccttaaccctcaacttgTACTTGGTCatatttgtaagtcgctttggataaaagcatcagacaAATGTAAATGGTGGTATTTAAATGGCTTTGATTCTCAAACATCTAGTTTATTCCTAATATTGCAGCCCAAGTAGACAACGACTTGTCCAATATAGCTTCTGGCACTTTTAGCGAGCTAATGATAAAATATAGGCTAAGTTATAATAATTAATCACCACAGGCCTTGCTGGCTCTTTCCTCATCTGCATGCCTCCTGCTACTACTTCCTTCTCTCATTGCAAAATGGTCTATTTGTATGGAGACCTGAGTAAACAATGAACATAGATGTCTATTTTTCTTCTGAGTCTTAAATTCTAACATTCTCAGTTCTATAACTGAGTTGGTTTCTTATGTCTGTACTGaaagaaatatacatttttatagaaaatgtaataaataaataattttgcgAGACTTTTATTATTGTGTAATCTTAACCATGGCTAAAAGCTAATGATAGTCCGGTAACATGTTAGCACATTGCATCATTATTAGATATCACTAATGCCAGGTGGAATGTTATAAGAATTTACATGCtacataataaacatatatGTAACATGAATGtgttcatctttctttttttccaggttTTGTTGAAAGAAAGGTCTGCAAGGAAATTTGGGTAATGTGACAATACTTGCTAGTGTTAATAAAGTTGCAGGAATGAGTCGCGCGAATTGTGGTTTTGCAGTGTTAAGAGAGGGGGCTGCAAATGCAGTTTCAGTGGTGATGAAAGGGTCTGGAAAGTGGGGAAGGGGGTGTTTGTCAGCAGATATGACTCACATGAGTTAGTAATCAATCGCAGTTCCTCCAGCAGTCCCCACAAACAAGACACTGCACACCAACAACACTGAGTGACAGCTCAGATTAACACCGAAGACATTTCCCAAGCAACCCCTGATTCATTATAATTCTGACTTATTTCATGACTAAGGCAGTGAAGAAGTTGCTCGAAagtgaaataatgttttgtgtccaggaaaatgttttaaaactggtTGGTCTGTTTAGTAGTGAAATGGTCACTAAAATGGCTATTAgctgtaatattttgtaaatatgcaTCAAACTatcattttttcttcttaagATCTAGGATATACTTCCTAAAAGTGACAATAGAAGAAAATGGTGAAGCCATTGattataatgctttattataATGCATAACAGCTCCAGAAGAACACTTATTATTAGTAgaagaagtagtagtagtagtagtagtagttaatTTGACTTGGTTAATGCAGTGCTTTTACTAGTACACAACGTCGCCAAGCAGGTTAACAGAAAATTCAGACACCTGAGCAAACCAAAGGTAACGATGAAGGTGAAAACCTCTCGGGAGCTCAGGGGAACTTAAGTACATATAAAGTGAGGCACTTAGACAGAAAACAGGACAGATTATTATTGCCGtctttatcatcatcattactaatattattcttgttgttgttgttgttgttattgttatgtttCCAGTAAAGGAAAGCTAAATCTTAGGGGTTTCTTTGCTAATTGCTCAACATGGTATTTAAAAACCCAAATGTCTATAGATACACGTAATATGTGACAGTCAGTTTGGCATGATCCAGATATGATGcagaaaacaacacatttagGCCTTGTTATTGCAGTATACCTATGTCATGTGGCTGCAGAGATAGAGGTGCCAAATGACATGCAATGTGCACCCACCAGCTCCACCCTCCATGAGGTTTaggtggtggtgtttagacCTGAAGAAGGAGATTGGCCAGGGGGGGCTGAAAGTTTGACGCTTTTCTTCTGGTTCCCCTGATGAGCACTAGAGTCAAAAACGcagcagaagaaaaaagagaaaaggggaacTTAACAGATTGTAATCTTTGTCTATTAGTTTGGCTCCTCACATCCTCAAAGCAAATGAACTCAGATTCACAGAAGTGCAGAGTTTGGCTTCTGAATTTTAATGCCACTTCAGACTGAGTTCACCTGCCAaccaatgtttttatttctgtataaTGATGAACCATAGTGATGTGACGTAGGCTTGGATAAAACTGGGTTTTGTATGTTAAATTAATGTGCCTCACTGATTCTATCTGTCTGAATTGGACTGTTAAGGCCATATGCCTTGATtgtactgtttatttactttgtaaacTTGACATTCTTTGTATACTATATAGTTTGTTCTTCTATTTACATTCTCATTTACCCTGCAATTCTTCCCCATGTCTTGGCAATGTATATAGCTATGTACTGCTTGCTGTTTGatgcagaaaaaatacaaactatTGAGAACACTATACATAGTTTAgtagtactatatatatactgtacttTTTACTTGCAACACAACCCACCTAAGCAGTAAATCCTCAGAACAGTTAAGCCAGTAGCCTAATTTGAATTACTTCCCCTGCCAACTAATTGTTAAGTTTTACAAAGTCAAGTGTTAAGCATAGCTATGCTTAAGAATGATATATCCAGAGCTTAGGGCTAGAGGCATCTAAAGCTTAGATCAGCCCTAAGCTTTAGATGTATCATTCTCTATTCACAACTCCTCCATGTAAATAATTGTTAGTTAAAATTGCAGAAgcttgaatttatttattagcaaagcaaataaatcagaaaaatctgaaaagatGATGTTATGAACATTAGCCTAAAATTAAGTTAACAAgtgcaacatttatttaaaaatcattgcTATGAATGAAGTGGTTCATTGTTAGAATATCATGACACATCAATGGTAAACAAAATCCTTCCAGAAAGtgacatgtaaatataaatttaaatttgaattgCATTGATTGTCTTATGCTATCTGTTAAATCCCATAtctaaatacacatacatacgtttCCTACTCAAGCTGTTGAATAATAGCTGAACATTATCTCGCTAAAAGTGAAACAGTAGAGGTCTACAGAACTTCTCTTTTTCAGTATTATTCATAGACCACAGACCTTGGTGTGGAGACTATTGCTTGGCTCTGAAACACACCATTATATACAGTAGCATTCTACACATGCAGTGACAGTTTCCACCTCTCAAGCTTGTTAAGAGGTATGTCCAGAAGTTCAGCTGCAGAAGTGCAAACACCAAGCTGCAACTTAGGACTCTTAGCCAAAACTAGAGCATGTGGACACATGGCAGGGCTGTGTACGTAAAGCCAAGAGATGACACATAGGACAGCTCCAGAACACTTAAAGTTAAATACTCAAATTTATagtcttgtttttatttttagcttttactTGATTCACATTCAAGAAATGTGATGTTTATTTAGTCAATTAATAAATGCAGGTGTAACAGAGTATGTGTCTAGGGACTCTCATATTTAATAAGTCTAGCTAAGAGCTAAATAAGAAGCGAGTTCTCAGCTAAATCctgaatatattcatttatgtatttaaaatttgTAGAAGTCTGCTCACCTTTTAATCTTGTTTAATGAGACATGAAATAACTAAAATGTTCCTACCCTAAAGAGAAAAGAGCATGGTGTGATgctggcagcacagagggagcaagaggtgTGGTTGCtagaaggtgctctttattttccataactaAAAAGGTACTAGCGTATagccacaaaaatgaaaaacggtaagtgctgcttgtgtttttccGTGTCGGTTCCACAACAGGTAATCTGCTAATGCGCAGCGCCGTCCCTGCTGACCTGCGGGTTGAAATAGTGGAAGggagaaacaagggacaggtgcacaTGGTTAGTAGGCTGGTAGGTGTGTACTGTGGTCCTCCCAGCGAGTGGGGGTAccctaaaacacattcaaatggtGTTAGCcttgttccagcatgacagTTTTGTGCGTATTCGGTCCACACTAGGTATGCACTCCAGGTCTCTGGATGTCGCCAACAGTACAGACGAAGGAACTTGCCCAATTCCTGGTTTAGCCTCTCCACTTGGCCATTGGCCTGGGGATGGTAACCTGACGTCAGACTCACGGTAATATTCAGTTTCCCAAGCAGTTTCTTTCAAGGTCATGAGGTGAACTGAGCCCCCTGTCTGAGACAATGTCCTCCTACAACCCAAACTGTTTGAAGACATGGCAGAAAAGCAAGTCCGCTTTTTTGGGTAGGCCTTTTAGCGGGACGAACCTAACCATTTTGGAGAAGCGATCCACGATCACCAAAATGGTTGTGTTCCCCTCAGAAGCAGGCAGGGCCGTGACAATCTATCGAGATGTGGGACCAAGGTCGctgaggagtggggaggaggagTAGCTTACCGGCAGGAGGAGTGCACAGGGTCTTGCTGTGAGCACAGTCAGTGCACGAGGACACGGACATTGTCAGGTATCTGTGCATGGCTGGCCACCAGTATCTTGCGTTCAACAGTTGCATGGTGTGCGTCGATCCCGGACATTGGGTACGCGGGTTCGCGGCCTCTATGCTGCAGTCGATGTCCCAGGTCACCACAGCCAAGAAACACGAGGGGGGGAGCACCGGTTCCTGACTGGAAGACTGGGCCTCAGCATGTTGTTGCCAAGAGAACACGTCCTCACGTTTTTCTCTCCCAGCCTGTAGGTGACACGAAATGCAAAcctggagaggaaaagagaccACCGCACCTGCCTAGAGTTCAAACTTTTTGTGATCGGTGATGACGGTGAAGGGACGTCTCGCTCCCTCCAGCCAATGCCTCCGCTCCTCCAATGCAAGTTTCGTCACCAGGAGTTCTCTGTCCCCCACACCGGACGGGCTCAGCTTCCTTGAAAAGTAAGCGATGGGCCCTAGTTTACCTTCCTCCCCTCTTGCTTGGGACAGCACAGCTCCTACTCCCACATCCGAGGAGTCTACCTCCACAGTAAAGGGTCTCTCTGGGTCGGGTTGTTGCAACATGGAAGCAGTGGAGAAGGCAGTCTTCAGGTCCACAAGCACACTCTCTGCTGCCTCACCCCACCTTAGCTGTTTAGTTTTTCACCTAAGCAAGTTCATGAGGGGATTGACTATGGTGCTAAAAGATTTTATGAAGCGTCTGTTAAAGTTCGCAAATCTCAAGAAGAGCTGCAATTCCCGGTGCGTCCGGGTCTTGAGCAGTCTGTCATGGCTTCCACCTTGCTGGGTTGCATGCTTACGCTACCCTCCCTTATAATGTACCCTAAAAAGTTCACCGCTCTGCAATGAAACTTGCACTTTTTTAGCTTGCAGTAAAGCTGGTTCTTCAAAAGGGTACAGAGAACAGCACGAatgtcatgcacatgttggtcaAAGGAGACGGAATAGATCAAGATGTCATCAATATACGCAATGACCAATCTACCCAGGAACTCCCTTAAGACCTCATTAAAATATGCCTGGAATATTGAGGGGGCTGTAGCCAAACCATACGGCAGAACCAAGTACTCATAGTGACCGGCAGATGTGCTAAAGCCAGCCTTCAATTCGTCCCCTTCCCTGATCCTAATGAGGTTGTAGGCAGGTCACAAGTCTAACCTACTGAAATACCGGGCCCCCTTAACTGCTCAAGCACTGcagggagcagggggaggggatgGGGTACTTAACCAGTAGTTTGTTAAGTCCCCAGTAGTCCACACACGGCCTCAACCCTCCATCCTTCTTTTCGACCAAGAATACGTCTGCTGATGCTGGAGAAGTTGAGGGGCGTATGTAACACTGTGCTGTGGCCTCGCTGATGTACTGTTCCATGGCCCTGGTTTCCTCCTGGGAGAGAGGGTAGGTCCTGCTCCTAGGAGGTATGGATCCTTCCTTGAGGTTTATGGTGCAGTCCCACTCCTGATGGCGGGTCTGGGCTGTGTAGCCTTCACCAGactgaacacctcagccagGTCGTGGTACTCCTGGGGGATGGTGAGGTCCCTATCAACCTCCGGGCTCTCATTCGAGGTAGACTGAAGACACACTGTCCTGTTAAGGAGGCACTGCTTACCACAAGAGAGCACCCATGCGAATATGTGGTTCTTGGACCACAGCAGGTGAGGGTTGTGTTTGCGTTGCCACAAGAGGCCTAATGTGACAGGGTGAGAGCGCGAAGGGATTAGGTAAAAGGAGGTTTGCTTTATCCCTAGCCTCTTCGCGAAGTCCCAGTCCATTACGTTCCCCGCCACCCCAGAGTCCACTAATGCTGCCGAGAAAACAAAGCGACCCTTGTGCGACACTTTGATCGGCACTTGCAACATTGAAAGGGCTGGGGAGAAACTCACCGGGTCGTTCCCctttttctgctctctgcactgACGGTGCATTCTGGCCACACCCAGTTGCATGGGTTCTTCCAAGGTCTCTGTTGTCACCGTGGTCTCTCGACCCAACGAGCCTCTGGGAAAACCTCGATGTCTCTCCTGCAAGAGGCATTGTTGCTAGAAGGTGCTCATTGTTTTCCATAACTAAAGGCATTAGACTATagtaacaaaaatgaaacaaaaggtaATTGCTTGTCATGATTCTCCATGTCAGTTCCCCAACAGGTAATCCACTAAGGCGCAGCACAGTCCCTGCGGGTTGAAATAGTGGAAGggagaaacaagggacaggtgcacaTGGTTAGTAGGCTGGTGATTGGGAGCGGGGTAGGTGTGTACTGTGGTCCTCCCAGTGAGTGGGCGTGTTCCTCCTGCTGGGAGGCCGGCCACCCATGACACATGGAGAGACACATGTACCCTGAAGGGAAACCCATCTCAATAATGGTGTTACATTCTGACCAATCAGGACACAGAAAAATAGATTCTTTACAAGGTTTAatggtaatgtttgtgtgtaggtgctATTacttttgtctaaaacacacagGTTTCTGATTGGTGGATACATTTGGATAGTCAAGAAGAAACCTAAGCAAAAAGGGTTAATACTATAAAAAGAACTGAATATGAATTAAGCTTTCTCAGTGAGCCTATACTATATATTTACACTCCCCCAAGGCCTGACTGTTTCAAATTGTAATGGTTAGATAACTGGAGATAAAATCAGAAATGAATGTGTAAATATCCTCAGCAGCAAAGACCTGTGCAGTCTCACAAAAGAGATAAGGAGATTGGTAATGACTAAGACGTTTCTTTGGAAAATTTAGTGACAATAACTCAAACTTGCATTCTTTTAGTGCTCTAGTGACATGAggaaaaaataagtaaacaaaagatTACTTCCTGCTAAATCAGCAACAGAGTGTCTGGAGAATTAATTTACAATTCTCCAAACTGTTAAACACTGTTAACATTCACAAAAACtgttttgtgctctctctctctctctctctctctctctctctctctctatatatatatatatatatatatatatatatatatacacacatacatatatatatacacacatacatatatatatatacatatacatatatatatatacatatacatatatatatatatatatatatatatatatatatatatatatatatatatatatatatatatacatacacatttatatttatatataaataaataaatgaaggacTTGCATTAAGCAAGTAACTGAAAAAGTTCCTAAGGATAAACAGAAGACAGCAAAGACATTTtaggatacacacatttataaacagTAGTTAAATGTACAGTGAAAGAATAAAACTAACTTGAAGTAATTCCCTTTTGTTCAAAACATGATGTGAATCTAAttaatctttaaatatataaaccttttttttttttactatttaacccagaacatttgttttcaaGAGTGTAGTCCATCCTTATATCTTGAACTAAACGTTTAATGACAAAGAGCAAAAGAATGCACAGGACTCTCCATTTAGTGTAAAAATCAGTTTGTGAGATAGACGACCTATGCATGTAGTTAGAAGGGTTCGTGCGCTAATACCTTGTTACTAAACACTTCCCACCAGCTGAGGGCAGCAGTGTAGCTTAGTTAAATGATTTTGGCGCGCAGGGATGGGACCTTTCACGTAACATTTGTAAGCACTATCGGTCATGTGACATTATTAACTACAAACACAAGATAGTAGCCCATGCttttgcaagggaaaaaaaagtcttggagaaaaaaagtgttgttTATTACTGTGTATTACCTCCTGCGTCGACCgtttaaaatgtttctcacaACACAGCATAATAAAGTCTATCAAAACTAGACACAGAAACACTATACACAAAACaactgaatatatatacacGGTTATAAATACTTGAACGTCTTTACACAAGAAAAATGTCACACTGCTAATAATAGTGATTGACAGATACAAGTTCTCTctgtaataagaaaaaaagtgtaTGTGCTTTGTTTAAGGTTTCGACATCACTGACTGCGCAGATTAGTGTGCCGATGTGAAATCGATAATCGTAATTAGGAAAGCGATATAAGAACTCAGTTACAGTCCTTGAAAATGGTGCTTTCCACCACCAGGTAAAACAAagtgggatttttaaaaaattgtacaATTGTCTACATCATCATTTAATTGGTGGTTGGCAGTGCAAACCATACATGCTGCTGTTGTCAAGgtgaacagcaaaaaaaaaggagcCCTTTCCTAGTCTGGACAAACTCCACACCTTATTACATCAGGACATTTTGGCATTTCCTTGGCAGTCAGAGAGCACCTTTGATAATGCACCTGCAGCATTAGAAGAATGTGCTCAATGTCGGACAATTGACTCTCTTCACAAGTTTGACTTATTTGTAATAACACTTCTATTACAGAATAACAATCTGTGCTGCTATACAGTTATTAATTAAATTGAATAGATATTATTTGTTCATCTCTATAATTAAGTGAGTAGTTATCGTGTATGCGTTTTCAGAGCACACACTGCTAAATTGCTGAAGCAACATACTGCTATACCATTGTACACACTATTGTGGAATCATGGCTTATTTCTCTATTTGTAGAAATATCTAGATATATAGGAGCAGTTTATGTCTGAATGaaattttacaataaaaggGACTCTGAAAATTGTCCACAAAAATGAAGGGCAAATACATCCACCAAACTCTTCAGTGCATGACTTAGTTACCCTGCCTTCATGTTTAAAAAGCACAGAACCTTGTTTTAGGCCTCTATATCATCTTCATATTGAATTTTCGAGCCCCTCCTTGACCACCACTGGTTGCAGGGCCATCCACCTTCCGGAAGGAGTACTCCACTGAAAAGTTGTTCTTGTGCTGTCCGCGTCCACGACTCCACACAAACAAGAGCAGGAAGCAGAAAAGGACCACACCCAGAAACGTGATACAGCCCATGGCCGTGGACACCAGAATGGTCTTGAGGTCCAGTGTGAACTTCAGGAAGACATGCGTGTCATTCTGGTTTGTGTCATTGAGGTCACCCATGTAGTAGGTGCGATTTGCTGCAAGGGCTGCATCCAGTGGCAGCCCGCTGACCGTGAGTGTGGCGAAGTAGGTGTCGTTGCCGCCAGCATTGCTGGCAATGCAGATGTACGTGCCGCTATCCGTCACCTGGGCGTAGCGGATCTCCAGCGTTCCCTCCGGTAGCACGGTGACACGGCCCACACTTTTAGTGGTGATGCGGCGGCGCTGGGGCGATATCCAGAAGATGACTGGCGTCGGCTCCCCTTCTGCATGGCACAGGAACGACACCGCCTGGCCCTCACGAGCGCTCAGCTGCTGCAGCTTACGGTTGCGGATCTTGGGCCGCTGGCAGGTGAAGTGGTCAAGGAGAGTGGCATCAGCGAAGGCGCTGAGGGCCCTGCCCCGCACCTCCATGGGTGTGGTGCACACCGGCGGCCGGCCGCCAAAGCCTAGGGTCTTGCGCCGCTGCAGGATCCACAGCAGGCGGCAGTCGCAGGAGAGCGGATTGCCATCCACCCGCAGCAACTCCAGCGTGCTCACCGAGTGGAAGGCAGACTCCTCCAGCGTGACCAGCCCGTTGTTGGACAGATTGAGCAGGCGGATCTGCTGCAGACCCCCAAGGCCATAAGGTTGCACTGACACCAATCTGGTGCCCACAAGGTGCAGCTCTTTCAGACGGATCAGGTCATGCAGGGACCAGGACTCCAGCACAGAAATGGGGTTGTACGAGAGGTCTAGGCGGGCCAAGTGGATAAGGTTGCGGAGGGCACTGGTGGGAATCATGGTAATGTTTGTGTTGGTAATAGTCAGCCAGGACAAGTTTAGGCCCTGAAAACTGTGCGGGGAAATGTACTCTAAGAAGGGCCAGTGGTCTATCTCTAGGCCACGCAGTCCACCAAGCTTACGGAAGTTCTGTTCCTCTAGTGAGGCGATGCTGAGGTAGCATAGTCGCAGTGTAACCAAGCCACGGAGGTAGGAAAGAGCCTGGCCTGAGATAGAGGTCAGGTTGCACCTTTCGATGGTGAGCTCCCGCAGGCCAACCAAGCCCAGGAAGGCCTTGTTCGAGATGTACACCAGGTCATTGTCACCCACCTCCAGGTGTCGAAGGTTATGCAGATCCTGGAAAGTGAAGTCGAGCAAGATGACAAGCTTATTCCCACTCAGGTCCAAAGTCGTGAGATTGGCGAGATGCGAGAAGGCTCCCATTGGCACCAGCTTCAACTGGTTGGCACGCAGGCGCAACACGCGTAGATTCAGCaagctggaaaaagcattgggTTCTAGCACGCTGATGAGATTCTCACTAAGATCCAACTCCTCCAAATAGACGAGGGCTGCCAGATTATCATGTTCCACCCAGCGCAAACTATTGCCACGCAGGTCTAGCAGCCGCGTGTCGGCAGAAACTCCGTTTGGAAACGAACTGAGGTGCTTGTTCTGGCAAATCACAACCTTCCTCTGGGGCACGCAATCACAGTGCGAGGGACAGCTTTGGCCTTGAGACCCAGGTGCTGTGACCAACAGTAGACAAAGGCCCAGTAAGTCCAGGCCTGGACAGACAGCCATGCCCCTTCTCAGCCTTACTAGGGCTGGAACAGTGCACCAGACACCTAGACACACCAAACACAGGGCACAAAACACATGGTTAATTAGTTCCATCTTTCCATTAGGTTTCTATTATAAAGTTATACAATAACCACTTACACAACTCCATTGTAGTTAATGAGTGTGATGAGGGGAGGCAGGAGGTTGATTGGGGTGAACACATATGCCCTTTTTAAGAGGCCCATTAATGTCCTGTGCACTGAGCACTGTGTGTGGCACCTTTGGAAAAGGATCCTATATCAACCTATTACTTGGTGTGAGAAAATGGAATGCAAATTAGCCTACAAAACACATtgaacaatgaaataaagtgaaattAGACAAAACTATGCCAGTTTAGAGCTCATGTACCTGATCACATATGCTAAAATTTACAAGGCACAATGATCCAGACATCATTCTAGAAAACCTCTTTTCGTTAAAAAGGTTTCCGAATGTGGGTTATTTTATAGAAGACAATCTGTCATGGAACACAAAAGCCAACACATTTGACTTCAGGCCCATGGCGGAATGGTTGTCACTATGCTCAGACTGCACTCAGAGGCTCCCCGACCGGATCCAGGAACTAGTGATTCTGGTACACTACCACAGGAGAGGTACTGCTCAAGCAGCCAAAGCACAGATGGCTTCCACCTTTAGCTTTAGTGAGTGTGTTGGAATGATGTGGTATAAACGGCCTTGCTCGCCCTGAGTGGGCAGAGTAGGTGACTCATGTGGCATGACGAGGGCCACGGTCACGACACTCAATAAACCGGAGGGGCGAAAAAGAACATCACTCAAAAGCGAAAAGTTGAGTgttattgcactttttaaaaaaaaaatttctagCCCATTTTTCCTTCCACCCACAAACTAGCTAGACTCTACCTGTCATACAACAACTACCAACCGTGAAGGGTGCAGCAGGCATATGCTTCCTCCCAAACATATCATGCCATGTGCCACATCAAGCTGCTGTGCATGTTGGGACAAGGGCAGGCGGAGGCCAGTTGCCCTTTGTcagcaagcacaaacacacagacgtacacaacTGGCCAGTGCCGCAGTGAATGATGTGGGGTGGAGAAGCGCCATCCCTCCCACTCGGACGGCCACACTGACTTGCCCTGGCATGGGCAGCTGTAGCAGCATCAGGGCTCAAGCCAGCAAACTCCCAATGACAGGGTGAACAGTTCCCTGGTTGCAGCGTTGCATATTTTAAGTAAACTTTAATTACTATTCATATTCGGTTTATAAGTAATCATACTGCTTCGGGGAAAACAGCTAAAGAACACAGTCATTATGCTCAGAGAATGCACTGGTGATGGTTGCAGACAGCCTGACGATCTGGAAATGCATTTTTCTGACCTCTTTGTCAGGATGTATGC from the Electrophorus electricus isolate fEleEle1 chromosome 26, fEleEle1.pri, whole genome shotgun sequence genome contains:
- the lingo3a gene encoding leucine-rich repeat and immunoglobulin-like domain-containing nogo receptor-interacting protein 3a, which codes for MAVCPGLDLLGLCLLLVTAPGSQGQSCPSHCDCVPQRKVVICQNKHLSSFPNGVSADTRLLDLRGNSLRWVEHDNLAALVYLEELDLSENLISVLEPNAFSSLLNLRVLRLRANQLKLVPMGAFSHLANLTTLDLSGNKLVILLDFTFQDLHNLRHLEVGDNDLVYISNKAFLGLVGLRELTIERCNLTSISGQALSYLRGLVTLRLCYLSIASLEEQNFRKLGGLRGLEIDHWPFLEYISPHSFQGLNLSWLTITNTNITMIPTSALRNLIHLARLDLSYNPISVLESWSLHDLIRLKELHLVGTRLVSVQPYGLGGLQQIRLLNLSNNGLVTLEESAFHSVSTLELLRVDGNPLSCDCRLLWILQRRKTLGFGGRPPVCTTPMEVRGRALSAFADATLLDHFTCQRPKIRNRKLQQLSAREGQAVSFLCHAEGEPTPVIFWISPQRRRITTKSVGRVTVLPEGTLEIRYAQVTDSGTYICIASNAGGNDTYFATLTVSGLPLDAALAANRTYYMGDLNDTNQNDTHVFLKFTLDLKTILVSTAMGCITFLGVVLFCFLLLFVWSRGRGQHKNNFSVEYSFRKVDGPATSGGQGGARKFNMKMI